A window of the Thiomicrospira microaerophila genome harbors these coding sequences:
- a CDS encoding DsbE family thiol:disulfide interchange protein, translating into MNKTTWPLAIFAGLVMLFVVGLMLNPKHVPSPLIGKPAPVIQAQDFLSQQPFDSKQLNQAWLLNAWASWCSGCYLEHEHLINLAKTQPGLVMVGLNYKDQAEAAQQWLAQQGNPYTTVVFDPDGRIGMDWGLIGTPETFLIDAQGRVVDKWMGALTPERIEQSLIPALQKLNSQARL; encoded by the coding sequence ATGAATAAAACCACTTGGCCCTTAGCAATATTTGCTGGATTGGTGATGCTGTTTGTGGTCGGTTTGATGCTAAATCCAAAACACGTGCCCTCGCCACTGATCGGCAAACCCGCGCCTGTTATTCAGGCGCAAGATTTCCTCAGCCAACAGCCGTTTGATTCAAAACAGCTTAACCAGGCCTGGTTATTGAATGCCTGGGCGTCTTGGTGCTCGGGTTGTTATCTGGAACATGAACATCTGATTAATTTAGCGAAAACCCAACCAGGCCTGGTGATGGTCGGATTAAATTATAAAGATCAAGCGGAAGCAGCGCAGCAATGGCTGGCGCAACAGGGTAATCCTTATACAACGGTGGTGTTTGACCCGGATGGGCGGATAGGCATGGATTGGGGGCTGATTGGTACACCGGAAACTTTTTTGATCGATGCACAAGGGCGCGTAGTGGATAAATGGATGGGGGCGCTGACGCCGGAACGGATTGAACAGTCGTTAATCCCCGCCTTGCAAAAACTCAATTCGCAGGCCAGGCTATGA
- a CDS encoding tetratricopeptide repeat protein, with amino-acid sequence MIELWLSLFVLILAAMALLYGLAKRHKLLGLPVMLLAFVSLPVMVLLGYWQLGAPGLVAEQQQQKAIAASTKTLVDQLEARLAAQPDDIDGWMMLGHSQATLENWRRASEAYDRAYQLDQNNPMIMLALAESLAEREMGIFNLRAQALVSTARRLAPNNLDILWTSALVSRQNGDLDQAFEDLSALHSLLPEASAEGQVVAKLLEELIKIRDSLTD; translated from the coding sequence ATGATTGAACTCTGGCTCAGTCTATTCGTGCTAATTTTAGCGGCGATGGCTTTGTTATATGGTTTAGCCAAGCGCCATAAATTACTCGGCTTGCCGGTGATGTTGCTGGCGTTTGTTAGCTTGCCGGTGATGGTGTTACTGGGTTATTGGCAATTGGGTGCCCCCGGCCTGGTCGCAGAACAACAGCAACAAAAAGCGATAGCCGCCTCCACTAAAACCCTGGTTGATCAATTAGAAGCGCGGCTAGCCGCGCAGCCAGATGATATTGACGGTTGGATGATGTTGGGGCATTCGCAAGCGACCTTAGAGAATTGGCGTCGCGCTTCTGAAGCCTATGATCGGGCTTATCAATTGGATCAAAACAATCCGATGATTATGCTCGCTTTGGCTGAAAGTTTGGCCGAGCGTGAAATGGGCATCTTTAACCTGCGTGCGCAAGCTTTGGTTTCAACTGCACGGCGTTTAGCGCCAAATAACCTTGATATTTTATGGACAAGCGCTCTGGTATCCAGACAAAATGGAGATTTAGATCAAGCATTTGAAGATTTATCTGCGCTGCATAGCTTGTTGCCAGAAGCATCTGCTGAAGGCCAAGTTGTTGCTAAGCTCTTAGAAGAGTTGATAAAAATCCGCGATTCGCTAACGGACTAA
- the ccmA gene encoding heme ABC exporter ATP-binding protein CcmA codes for MARLLVQGLGYSRGHQMLFDDLSLELGAGQLLLLTGHNGAGKSTLLKLLAGLIEPDQGTILFHSPNDSHSNQAWLGDRNALKLQWTALQNLEFLASLRPANHYDPFKALDYFGLFAVRHQSVSRFSQGMKRRLALASLLLTSAQLWLLDEPQAALDQQGIALFEQMLNQHLQAGGIAVMAAHHAVKLEPQQIQTLSLGSRK; via the coding sequence TTGGCAAGGTTATTGGTTCAGGGATTAGGCTATAGCCGAGGTCATCAAATGTTGTTTGATGACCTCAGCCTTGAATTGGGTGCCGGTCAACTGCTGTTATTAACCGGTCACAACGGTGCCGGTAAAAGCACCTTGCTAAAGTTGCTGGCCGGTTTAATTGAACCGGATCAAGGCACTATTCTGTTTCATTCACCTAACGATTCACACTCTAACCAGGCCTGGTTGGGTGATCGTAATGCGTTAAAACTGCAATGGACGGCGCTGCAAAATCTTGAGTTTCTTGCCAGTCTGCGTCCAGCCAATCATTATGACCCCTTCAAAGCCTTGGATTATTTTGGCTTGTTTGCGGTACGCCATCAATCGGTCAGCCGATTCTCTCAGGGGATGAAGCGGCGTTTAGCCTTGGCGAGTTTGCTACTGACTTCGGCGCAACTCTGGTTGTTGGATGAACCGCAAGCTGCCCTCGACCAGCAGGGGATCGCATTATTTGAGCAGATGTTGAATCAGCATTTACAGGCGGGTGGGATAGCGGTGATGGCGGCGCATCATGCGGTTAAATTAGAACCGCAGCAGATTCAAACCCTGTCATTAGGTTCGCGCAAATGA
- the ccmE gene encoding cytochrome c maturation protein CcmE, whose amino-acid sequence MSPVKRQRLMLVGLLVLGVSAAAALMFQAFQQNMMFFFSTSEVAEGLAPVDRDFRVGGVVVEQSVVRASDSLKVVFDITDMKTPIQVEYHGILPDLFREGQGIVAKGQLNAEGVFVASEVLAKHDENYMPPEVAATLHTPPAAAY is encoded by the coding sequence ATGAGTCCGGTTAAACGTCAGCGTTTGATGTTGGTGGGGTTGTTGGTTTTGGGGGTGTCAGCGGCAGCGGCCTTAATGTTCCAAGCTTTCCAACAAAATATGATGTTTTTCTTTTCTACTAGCGAAGTGGCGGAAGGTTTAGCGCCTGTGGATCGCGATTTCCGTGTTGGCGGCGTGGTGGTAGAACAGTCAGTCGTGCGTGCCAGTGACTCGCTTAAGGTGGTGTTTGATATTACCGATATGAAAACGCCGATTCAAGTTGAATATCACGGCATTTTGCCGGATTTATTTCGTGAAGGTCAGGGGATTGTCGCCAAGGGTCAGTTAAACGCTGAAGGGGTGTTTGTCGCGTCTGAGGTGTTGGCCAAACATGACGAAAACTATATGCCGCCCGAAGTCGCCGCCACCTTGCATACCCCACCTGCCGCCGCCTACTAA
- a CDS encoding heme lyase CcmF/NrfE family subunit, with translation MISELGLVFLLLAAALSVLLTVLPFWGSWKKQPGLVAMAPVLALTIFVLTGISLAILVWAFLADDFALKYVASHSSLFQPWYFKFSAVWGAHEGSLLLWAWMLTGWAAAVALKPGALTSDEHSLTLSGLGFIILGFLLFILFTSNPFERLPTVPVDGLGLNPLLQDLALIVHPPLLYMGYVGLAVSFSLAVAQLWLGEARPQTFAWARQWTLVSWAFLTLGILLGSWWAYYELGWGGWWFWDPVENASLLPWLVATALIHSLLVSEKRGQLVGWTLLLAILAFAMSLVGAFLVRSGVLTSVHAFATDPTRGTYILIYLIVVIGSALALFSARVPKMVKIKPMQLQSKETALLFNNVLLMVMTASVMLGTLYPLLLDALGLGKVSVGPPYFNAVTIPLTIPLAILMGLGFYIRWKQDSVGRLARELWWLGLLTAVAVLLAALWLMPDLQGMALLGVGLTAWIGFGALAWLLNHARKTGRINKPMLGAALAHIGFAVMIAGITLSSLYGIERDIRLAPGESMELKDYRLHFQSVGQGAGPNYLTTEGTLRLYRGDELVKLLHPEKRIYIGHEMPMSEVALDGRLSRDIYVALGEPIGDQGAWSFRIQYKPFIRGIWLGALLMAIGGLIAVWGRRQDAKTGVNA, from the coding sequence ATGATCAGTGAATTGGGTTTAGTGTTTTTATTGTTAGCGGCGGCCTTGTCCGTGCTATTAACCGTCTTGCCTTTTTGGGGCAGTTGGAAAAAACAACCAGGCTTGGTGGCGATGGCGCCGGTATTAGCCTTGACGATTTTTGTGCTGACCGGCATTTCGTTGGCGATACTGGTATGGGCGTTTTTAGCCGATGACTTTGCGCTTAAATATGTTGCCTCCCATTCCAGTTTGTTTCAGCCTTGGTATTTTAAGTTTTCAGCGGTTTGGGGCGCGCATGAAGGTTCGTTATTGCTTTGGGCCTGGATGCTGACCGGTTGGGCGGCGGCGGTGGCGCTGAAACCCGGTGCCTTGACTTCGGATGAACATAGTCTGACGCTTAGCGGCTTGGGCTTTATTATTCTTGGCTTTTTATTGTTTATTCTGTTTACTTCCAATCCGTTTGAACGTTTGCCCACGGTGCCGGTTGATGGCTTGGGTTTAAACCCTTTGCTGCAGGATTTGGCGTTGATTGTGCATCCGCCGCTGTTGTATATGGGGTATGTGGGCTTGGCGGTGAGTTTTTCGTTAGCGGTGGCGCAACTTTGGTTGGGTGAAGCCCGACCGCAAACCTTTGCCTGGGCGCGTCAATGGACCTTGGTGTCTTGGGCGTTTTTAACCCTCGGCATTCTGCTTGGCAGTTGGTGGGCGTATTACGAACTGGGTTGGGGCGGTTGGTGGTTCTGGGATCCGGTTGAAAATGCCTCGTTATTGCCCTGGTTGGTGGCAACCGCTTTAATTCATTCGCTCTTGGTCAGTGAAAAACGCGGGCAGCTGGTTGGTTGGACACTATTGCTTGCCATTTTGGCGTTTGCGATGAGTTTGGTCGGCGCGTTTCTAGTGCGTTCAGGCGTACTGACTTCGGTGCATGCCTTTGCCACCGATCCGACGCGCGGCACCTATATTTTGATTTATTTGATTGTAGTGATCGGCAGTGCGTTAGCGTTATTTAGTGCGCGGGTGCCGAAGATGGTCAAGATTAAACCCATGCAGTTGCAGTCAAAAGAAACCGCCTTGTTGTTTAATAATGTGCTGTTGATGGTGATGACCGCCAGTGTAATGTTGGGTACATTGTATCCGCTGTTGCTTGATGCCTTGGGTTTAGGCAAGGTTTCGGTCGGGCCGCCTTATTTTAATGCGGTGACGATTCCGTTAACGATTCCGTTGGCGATTTTAATGGGGCTCGGTTTCTATATTCGCTGGAAACAGGATTCAGTCGGTCGATTGGCGCGTGAACTTTGGTGGCTGGGTTTGCTTACGGCGGTGGCGGTGCTGTTAGCCGCGCTTTGGTTAATGCCGGATTTGCAAGGCATGGCATTGCTGGGCGTTGGACTCACGGCTTGGATTGGCTTTGGTGCGCTGGCTTGGTTGCTGAATCACGCACGTAAAACCGGCCGAATCAATAAACCCATGTTGGGTGCGGCCTTGGCACATATTGGGTTTGCGGTGATGATTGCCGGTATTACCCTGTCGAGCTTATACGGCATCGAGCGGGATATACGTTTAGCACCTGGCGAGTCGATGGAGTTAAAGGATTATCGTCTGCATTTTCAAAGTGTCGGGCAGGGCGCGGGACCGAATTACTTAACGACAGAAGGCACGCTAAGGTTGTATCGCGGTGACGAGTTGGTGAAACTGCTGCACCCAGAAAAGCGGATTTATATCGGTCATGAAATGCCGATGTCGGAAGTGGCCTTGGATGGGCGTTTGAGTCGAGATATTTATGTCGCTTTGGGTGAACCGATTGGCGATCAGGGGGCGTGGAGTTTTCGGATTCAGTATAAACCCTTTATTCGCGGCATCTGGTTGGGTGCGTTGTTAATGGCCATCGGTGGGTTGATTGCGGTTTGGGGGCGACGTCAGGATGCTAAAACGGGGGTGAACGCATGA
- the ccmD gene encoding heme exporter protein CcmD: MTEFWAMGGYGSYVWSSVGLSLLVIGYNLLMPYLRHRRLLQSWRQQQQEEARLHESG; this comes from the coding sequence ATGACCGAGTTTTGGGCAATGGGGGGGTATGGCAGTTATGTTTGGTCGTCGGTTGGGCTGAGCTTGCTGGTGATTGGCTACAACCTGTTGATGCCCTATTTACGCCATCGTCGGCTATTGCAATCTTGGCGCCAGCAACAACAAGAGGAGGCACGTTTGCATGAGTCCGGTTAA
- a CDS encoding NapC/NirT family cytochrome c — MMKKIYLAFAGVFVLGFASYGAMNVVFDYTNEMEFCTSCHSMKINYEEYKETAHYNNASGVRATCSDCHVPKEFVPKVTAKIIAVKDIYHEFLGNFAVSSEIKNDPEAYLAHFEANRWRMANIVWDKMKANDSAECRTCHSYDAMDFDQQGRSAQRRHPRAIADGETCIDCHKGVAHHEPMEPLVSKAELPY, encoded by the coding sequence ATGATGAAAAAAATCTATCTTGCTTTTGCAGGGGTGTTTGTTCTCGGTTTCGCTTCTTATGGTGCAATGAATGTGGTGTTTGACTATACCAATGAGATGGAATTTTGCACCTCCTGCCATAGTATGAAAATCAATTATGAAGAATACAAAGAAACCGCGCATTACAACAATGCCTCAGGTGTGCGTGCAACCTGCTCAGACTGCCATGTTCCTAAAGAGTTTGTTCCCAAAGTCACTGCCAAAATCATTGCGGTTAAAGATATCTACCATGAGTTTTTAGGAAACTTTGCGGTTAGCAGTGAAATCAAAAATGATCCCGAAGCCTATCTAGCCCATTTTGAAGCCAACCGTTGGCGTATGGCGAATATTGTTTGGGATAAGATGAAAGCCAACGACTCAGCTGAGTGCCGTACTTGTCATAGTTATGATGCGATGGACTTTGACCAGCAAGGTCGTTCTGCGCAACGTCGTCATCCACGTGCTATTGCCGATGGTGAAACCTGTATCGATTGTCACAAGGGTGTAGCTCATCATGAGCCAATGGAGCCTTTGGTATCCAAAGCAGAATTACCCTACTAA
- a CDS encoding c-type cytochrome codes for MKKILLPAAGLMLATMLPAQAVERGELLANSCFSCHGYDGRLDNATIPTLENYPASMIISQMKAYRDGTRQGTIMNRHAKGYTDEEIELMAKFIGRQGQ; via the coding sequence ATGAAAAAGATATTACTACCTGCAGCGGGTTTAATGTTGGCAACCATGTTGCCTGCGCAAGCAGTTGAACGCGGTGAGTTGCTTGCAAACAGTTGTTTTTCTTGTCATGGCTACGACGGCCGCTTAGATAACGCCACTATTCCCACTCTTGAAAACTATCCTGCTTCAATGATTATTAGCCAGATGAAAGCTTACCGTGATGGCACACGTCAAGGCACGATTATGAACCGTCATGCAAAAGGCTATACCGATGAAGAAATCGAATTGATGGCTAAATTCATTGGTAGACAAGGACAATAG
- a CDS encoding cytochrome c-type biogenesis protein: protein MKRLLMLVLLGVMGLFALSVQAVVETYEFDTAEQKALYQKMARELRCVVCQNQTILESNAPLAQDLRQQLYQMIRYQQADEKQIIAFMVQRYGDFVLYRPPFQANTLILWIMPFLMLLFSVYWVVSYVRQTQKIAQQQQESKQDD from the coding sequence ATGAAAAGGCTTTTGATGTTGGTGTTATTGGGTGTGATGGGCTTGTTTGCCTTATCCGTGCAGGCAGTGGTGGAAACCTATGAGTTTGATACGGCTGAACAAAAAGCACTCTATCAAAAAATGGCGCGTGAACTGCGTTGCGTGGTCTGCCAAAACCAGACTATTTTGGAGTCGAATGCGCCGCTCGCCCAAGATCTGCGCCAACAACTCTATCAAATGATTCGTTACCAACAGGCTGATGAAAAACAAATTATCGCGTTTATGGTGCAGCGTTATGGTGATTTTGTGTTGTATCGTCCGCCTTTTCAGGCCAATACGCTGATTTTATGGATTATGCCGTTTTTAATGTTGCTGTTTTCGGTTTACTGGGTTGTCAGTTATGTCCGCCAAACCCAAAAAATCGCACAGCAACAACAGGAGAGTAAACAGGATGATTGA
- a CDS encoding heme ABC transporter permease: MNPILKWFYQWAVPHFVYPRIQAWLPWVAILASSLLLIGLVWGLVFAPADYQQGDAFRIIYVHVPAAWLSMLVYMAMTLMAISVLVWRIQLAELALVASAPIGAAFTLMALFTGAIWGKPMWGAWWVWDARLTSELILLFIYLGIFALYHAIEDKRQAAKAASLMTVVGVVNIPIIHYSVIWWNTLHQPPSLSKLDTPSIHPDMLWPLLITLLAFKLLFVWMLLLRLRTELVLRYPQSAWVQAVMKPGANKDSHKEPSR, encoded by the coding sequence ATGAATCCGATTTTGAAATGGTTTTATCAATGGGCGGTGCCGCATTTTGTTTATCCGCGTATCCAGGCCTGGTTGCCTTGGGTGGCCATCTTGGCCAGCAGTTTATTGCTGATCGGTTTGGTGTGGGGTTTGGTTTTTGCGCCAGCGGATTATCAGCAGGGTGATGCGTTTCGGATTATTTATGTCCATGTGCCGGCGGCTTGGTTGTCAATGCTGGTGTATATGGCGATGACCCTGATGGCGATCAGCGTATTGGTGTGGCGGATTCAGTTGGCGGAGTTGGCGTTGGTTGCCAGTGCGCCGATTGGCGCGGCCTTTACCTTGATGGCGTTGTTTACCGGCGCGATTTGGGGCAAGCCTATGTGGGGCGCTTGGTGGGTGTGGGATGCGCGTTTAACCTCTGAACTGATTCTGTTATTTATCTATCTGGGCATTTTCGCCTTGTATCACGCGATAGAAGACAAGCGTCAAGCCGCCAAGGCCGCGAGTTTAATGACGGTGGTGGGCGTGGTGAATATCCCGATTATTCATTATTCGGTGATTTGGTGGAACACCTTGCATCAGCCACCGAGTTTGAGCAAACTCGATACGCCCTCGATTCATCCGGATATGCTTTGGCCTTTGTTAATCACGTTGTTGGCATTCAAGCTACTTTTTGTCTGGATGCTATTGCTGCGTTTGCGCACCGAGTTAGTGTTGCGTTATCCGCAGAGCGCTTGGGTGCAGGCGGTGATGAAGCCGGGCGCTAACAAGGACAGCCATAAGGAGCCAAGTCGATGA
- a CDS encoding c-type cytochrome: MINTKKPFLKKWMGVVLAGGLMASGMAQAEFDRSTMLANTCVGCHGINGISDGPAIPSIGGMSEEYFINSMKEFRAGERPNTIMTRLAKGYTDQDIEDMAKYFAKQKYVQVEQAHDRQAAQLGQRLHNTFCDRCHDAAGTNPEDEAGFLSGQMRAYLEYSLQDYLSGEREYKESRMKRELESLINRHGDAGVQQLLDYYASGKE, translated from the coding sequence ATGATAAACACCAAAAAACCATTTTTAAAAAAATGGATGGGTGTCGTTCTGGCAGGTGGTCTAATGGCCAGCGGAATGGCGCAAGCAGAGTTTGATCGCAGCACGATGTTGGCGAACACCTGTGTGGGCTGTCACGGTATCAATGGTATTAGTGATGGTCCAGCTATTCCATCTATCGGTGGTATGTCTGAAGAGTATTTTATTAACTCGATGAAAGAGTTCCGCGCGGGTGAGCGTCCAAACACCATTATGACGCGTTTAGCAAAAGGCTACACGGATCAAGATATTGAGGATATGGCAAAGTATTTTGCTAAACAAAAATATGTTCAAGTTGAACAAGCGCATGATCGTCAAGCGGCGCAATTAGGTCAGCGTTTACATAATACCTTCTGTGACCGTTGTCATGATGCCGCCGGTACTAACCCAGAAGATGAGGCAGGCTTTCTTTCAGGTCAAATGCGTGCCTACTTAGAATATAGCTTGCAAGATTATTTATCTGGTGAACGCGAATATAAAGAATCACGTATGAAGCGCGAATTGGAAAGCTTAATTAATCGGCATGGTGATGCGGGTGTTCAGCAGCTACTAGATTATTATGCATCAGGCAAGGAATAA
- a CDS encoding NAD(P)/FAD-dependent oxidoreductase: protein MKLNMTRRNLLKASAVSVAAGSMASFSGLASAHNHGGKHKVVIVGGGIAGATAAKSLKRLDPNMDVTLIEAGADYHTCFMSNEVINGDRDIKTIRFTLDGLKKQGINVVIDEVTGIDAKGKKVSTKGGKSFGYDRCIVAPGVELNYSAIQGYSAEVAKTIPHAWKAGEQTAILRDQLAAMKDGGTYVLVCPPNPFRCPPGPYERASLVAKYFKDNKPKSKVILLDPKPAFSKKGLFEDAWKRHYGYGSANAMIEWHGEDGVVSVDPKTKTVTTAKGKTVKADVLNIVPPQKAGKIAQIAGLTNDSGWCPIQGKTFESTIHKDVYVIGDAAIAAPLPKSGYAANSEAKVAAVAVYASLTGKSMIEPSWVNTCYSIVAHDEAISVAAVYAYEGDKIISVPNSGGLTPGGDGFNAEHRKREVQYAYSWFNNIVADTFK from the coding sequence ATGAAATTAAATATGACAAGAAGAAATCTCCTTAAAGCCTCAGCGGTGAGTGTTGCAGCTGGCTCTATGGCAAGCTTTAGCGGTTTGGCTTCAGCGCACAACCATGGTGGTAAACACAAGGTTGTAATCGTGGGTGGCGGTATTGCCGGTGCAACCGCAGCGAAATCTTTAAAGCGTCTTGATCCAAACATGGATGTGACCTTGATCGAAGCCGGTGCGGATTACCATACCTGTTTTATGAGTAACGAAGTTATTAACGGTGATCGTGACATTAAAACCATTCGTTTTACGTTGGATGGCTTGAAAAAACAAGGTATTAATGTTGTGATTGATGAAGTGACTGGCATTGATGCAAAGGGTAAAAAAGTATCCACTAAAGGTGGGAAGTCATTTGGTTACGATCGTTGTATCGTTGCGCCAGGTGTTGAACTGAACTATAGCGCTATTCAAGGTTACTCAGCTGAAGTCGCGAAAACCATTCCTCATGCTTGGAAAGCCGGTGAACAAACCGCGATTTTGCGAGATCAGTTAGCCGCGATGAAAGACGGTGGTACCTATGTATTAGTTTGTCCACCGAATCCATTCCGTTGTCCGCCTGGCCCGTATGAGCGCGCATCATTGGTTGCAAAATACTTCAAAGACAATAAGCCTAAGTCGAAAGTGATTCTGCTGGATCCTAAGCCAGCCTTCTCGAAAAAAGGTTTGTTTGAAGATGCGTGGAAACGTCACTATGGATATGGTTCAGCGAATGCGATGATCGAATGGCATGGTGAAGATGGTGTTGTAAGCGTTGATCCTAAAACTAAAACCGTCACAACCGCAAAAGGTAAAACTGTTAAGGCGGATGTGTTAAATATTGTTCCACCACAAAAAGCCGGCAAGATTGCACAAATTGCAGGATTAACGAACGATTCTGGCTGGTGCCCAATTCAAGGTAAAACCTTTGAATCGACTATCCATAAAGATGTCTATGTGATCGGTGATGCAGCAATTGCTGCTCCTCTGCCTAAGTCAGGCTACGCCGCTAACTCTGAAGCCAAAGTGGCAGCGGTTGCTGTGTATGCATCTTTAACCGGTAAGAGTATGATTGAACCTTCATGGGTTAACACCTGTTACTCGATTGTTGCGCATGATGAGGCGATTTCGGTTGCAGCTGTTTATGCGTATGAAGGTGATAAGATAATTTCTGTACCTAACTCTGGTGGTTTAACACCTGGCGGTGATGGCTTCAACGCTGAGCATCGTAAGCGTGAAGTGCAATATGCTTATTCTTGGTTCAATAATATTGTTGCCGATACATTTAAATAA
- the dnaN gene encoding DNA polymerase III subunit beta, protein MKLTLQREFFLKALQNVAGVVEKRHTNPILGNFLFQVLPNQLVVTGSDSEIETRSQTPLESVEGEVFDITLPAQKLLTIVRSLPEGLNVVLEFEQGRCTLKAGRSSFKLSTLPGEDYPHIDLTQAQTLFEISQGDLKNLIQHCGFAMASQDVRFYLNGMLFDVSPYGLRLVATDGHRLSTCVFNHSMERVVPTQAIVPRKAIVELTKLLVQPEQAVSLSMAKNYLTLQLNDTIFTCKLIDGRYPDYNRVLPKFNDVQVQLDHQLFKSILQRASILSNERFRGVRLVFEHNLLTVHAQNAEQDESNEDMAIDFQGDRIEIGFNVGYLLDVINSLKSEVITLNLKDSSNSCLITVEDQSMQCQHVIMPMRL, encoded by the coding sequence ATGAAACTGACCCTTCAACGTGAATTTTTTTTAAAAGCGCTACAAAATGTAGCGGGTGTGGTTGAGAAACGTCATACTAACCCGATTTTGGGTAATTTTTTATTCCAGGTTTTGCCAAATCAACTGGTTGTGACCGGTTCAGATTCAGAGATTGAAACCCGCTCTCAAACACCTCTTGAGTCGGTTGAAGGCGAGGTGTTTGATATCACTTTGCCGGCTCAAAAACTCCTAACCATTGTTCGATCCTTGCCTGAAGGTTTAAATGTAGTTTTAGAATTTGAGCAGGGGCGTTGTACCTTAAAAGCGGGACGCTCTTCATTTAAACTCTCAACCCTCCCGGGTGAGGATTACCCGCACATTGATTTAACCCAAGCACAAACTCTGTTTGAAATCAGTCAAGGTGATCTAAAGAACTTGATTCAACATTGCGGTTTTGCTATGGCCAGCCAAGATGTACGTTTTTATTTGAATGGCATGTTGTTTGACGTTTCGCCTTATGGTTTACGTTTGGTGGCGACCGATGGTCACCGATTATCAACCTGTGTCTTTAATCATTCGATGGAGCGGGTGGTGCCGACCCAAGCGATCGTTCCGCGGAAAGCGATAGTAGAGTTGACTAAATTATTGGTGCAACCTGAGCAAGCTGTCAGTCTGTCGATGGCTAAAAATTATCTGACTTTGCAGTTGAATGATACGATTTTCACGTGCAAGTTAATTGACGGTCGCTATCCTGATTATAATCGTGTTTTACCTAAGTTTAATGACGTTCAGGTTCAGTTGGACCACCAGTTATTTAAATCTATTTTGCAACGGGCGTCGATTTTATCGAATGAGCGCTTTAGGGGGGTCAGACTGGTGTTTGAACACAATTTACTAACGGTGCATGCTCAAAATGCCGAACAGGATGAATCGAATGAAGATATGGCGATTGATTTTCAAGGTGATAGAATCGAAATTGGCTTTAATGTTGGTTATCTATTAGATGTCATTAATTCATTAAAATCTGAAGTGATTACCCTTAACTTGAAAGATAGCAGTAACAGTTGCTTGATTACGGTTGAAGACCAGTCCATGCAGTGCCAGCATGTTATTATGCCGATGCGTTTGTAA
- the ccmB gene encoding heme exporter protein CcmB, translating into MNFLILIRQQLSLALANKLDWMTPLLFFCLVIMLFPLALGGAPQALAEVAPGLLWVAALLATLLSLDSMFRGDHDDGTLELWAASRASLLRYAYAKLISHWLIYALPLVLLSPLLGYGLHLPLQALPILVLSLALGSVSLVWIGAVGVAITSGIKYNSFLLALLVLPFYMPILIFGASAVDVAAQGWSALGPLYLLAALAVLALTLVPFAVAKALKLSLS; encoded by the coding sequence ATGAACTTTTTAATCCTCATTCGTCAGCAATTGAGTTTGGCATTGGCCAATAAACTGGATTGGATGACGCCCTTACTGTTTTTCTGTTTAGTGATTATGTTATTTCCGCTGGCGTTGGGCGGCGCACCCCAAGCCTTAGCAGAGGTTGCGCCGGGCTTGTTATGGGTGGCAGCCTTGTTAGCCACCTTGTTGTCATTAGATTCGATGTTTCGGGGTGATCATGATGATGGTACGCTAGAGCTTTGGGCGGCTAGCCGCGCCAGCTTGCTGCGTTATGCCTATGCCAAGCTTATCAGTCATTGGTTGATCTACGCCTTACCGCTAGTTTTGCTTTCGCCGCTGTTGGGTTATGGCTTGCATTTACCCTTGCAGGCCTTGCCGATTTTGGTGTTGAGTTTAGCCTTAGGCAGCGTCAGTTTGGTTTGGATTGGCGCCGTCGGCGTTGCCATCACCAGTGGCATAAAATACAATAGCTTCCTTTTGGCGCTGTTAGTGCTGCCGTTTTATATGCCGATTTTAATTTTCGGTGCCAGTGCGGTCGATGTGGCGGCACAGGGTTGGTCGGCGCTGGGGCCGCTTTATTTATTAGCCGCCTTGGCGGTTTTAGCCTTAACGCTTGTCCCCTTTGCGGTGGCGAAAGCCCTTAAATTGAGTTTATCTTGA